From Fibrobacter sp., a single genomic window includes:
- the thiH gene encoding 2-iminoacetate synthase ThiH codes for MEIIQSDIADKVLAESENYDYSKYTGKDVKRALEHERCTLEDFKALLSPAAAPYLEQMAAKAKIETSKHFGNNVYFFTPLYIANYCENYCVYCGFNCYNHIKRMQLTMEQIEHEMKVIADSGMEEILILTGESRAKSSVEYIGEACKLARKYFRMVGVEVYPVNVDEYRYLHECGVDYVTVFQETYDKVRFEQLHLLGHKRVFPYRFDSQERALMAGMRGVAFSALLGLSDFRRDALASALHVYFLQKKYPHAEMSLSCPRLRPIINNDKIDPLDVHEKELCQVLCAYRIFLPYVGITVSSRESKEFRNGIVKIAATKVSAGVSTGIGDHESKYSGHDDGEGGDEQFEINDGRSFNAMYSDISGEGLQPVLNDYLYV; via the coding sequence ATGGAAATCATCCAGTCGGACATTGCCGACAAGGTACTTGCCGAATCCGAAAACTACGATTACTCCAAATACACCGGCAAGGACGTAAAGCGCGCCCTGGAACACGAACGCTGCACCTTGGAAGATTTTAAGGCTTTGCTCTCCCCTGCTGCCGCTCCGTATTTGGAACAGATGGCCGCCAAGGCAAAAATCGAGACCAGCAAGCACTTCGGCAACAACGTCTATTTCTTCACGCCGCTCTACATCGCGAACTACTGCGAGAACTACTGCGTCTATTGCGGGTTCAACTGCTACAACCATATCAAGCGCATGCAACTCACCATGGAGCAGATCGAGCACGAGATGAAGGTCATCGCCGACAGCGGCATGGAAGAAATCCTGATTCTCACCGGCGAAAGCCGCGCGAAAAGCAGTGTGGAATACATCGGTGAAGCCTGCAAGCTAGCCCGCAAGTATTTCCGCATGGTGGGCGTAGAAGTCTACCCGGTCAATGTGGACGAATACCGCTACCTGCACGAATGCGGCGTGGACTACGTGACTGTCTTCCAGGAAACCTACGACAAGGTGCGTTTTGAACAACTTCACCTGCTAGGCCACAAGCGCGTATTCCCCTACCGTTTCGATTCCCAGGAACGAGCACTAATGGCCGGCATGCGAGGAGTGGCATTCTCCGCACTTCTTGGACTTTCGGACTTCCGTCGCGATGCGCTTGCCTCGGCACTCCATGTGTATTTCTTACAAAAGAAATATCCGCATGCCGAAATGAGCTTAAGCTGCCCGAGACTGCGCCCCATCATCAATAACGACAAGATTGACCCGCTGGATGTTCACGAAAAAGAACTCTGCCAGGTGCTTTGCGCCTATCGTATCTTCTTGCCGTACGTGGGCATTACGGTCTCGAGCCGCGAAAGTAAGGAATTCCGCAACGGCATCGTGAAGATTGCGGCGACTAAAGTTTCTGCTGGGGTTTCTACCGGAATTGGCGACCACGAAAGCAAGTACAGCGGTCACGATGACGGGGAAGGTGGCGACGAACAGTTCGAAATCAACGACGGTCGCAGTTTTAACGCCATGTACTCTGACATCTCGGGCGAAGGCTTACAGCCTGTGCTGAACGATTACCTTTACGTGTAG
- a CDS encoding prepilin-type N-terminal cleavage/methylation domain-containing protein, whose translation MCLGVLLRKHSTDKRRGFTLIEVMIVIVIMGLLAGIAVPNIMGLIERSRENIDRLKLFYLREALNRALVDDANALMNTAYTSGNKANQDSLTKYLKGTQGVTLFVIEVKNGVSINVQGSHGKANNSVNMCQLIGDGGTWYNALMEAGFEGVADIVASRLDKTDYSKLDQSNTSYYAKKDGSNWRTYPKSPMFISKALNQGDCSGNYRLTMNFRWSGGDASSRSVEVALLPSSGNMNNKAFKTEHGVCFSTEGDNACKSFSKKCD comes from the coding sequence ATGTGTTTAGGTGTATTATTGCGGAAGCATTCTACCGATAAGAGGCGGGGCTTTACCCTCATAGAAGTCATGATTGTCATCGTGATAATGGGCTTGCTTGCGGGTATTGCGGTACCGAACATTATGGGTTTGATAGAACGGTCTAGAGAAAACATAGACCGGCTAAAGCTGTTTTATCTGAGAGAAGCGCTGAACAGGGCGCTTGTTGATGATGCGAACGCTCTCATGAACACTGCCTATACAAGTGGCAATAAGGCCAATCAGGACTCGTTAACCAAATATCTAAAAGGCACTCAGGGCGTAACTCTTTTTGTAATTGAAGTCAAGAATGGCGTATCCATCAATGTACAGGGGTCTCACGGAAAAGCAAACAATAGCGTCAACATGTGTCAGCTTATAGGTGACGGGGGTACTTGGTACAATGCTTTGATGGAAGCAGGATTTGAAGGAGTAGCCGACATCGTAGCGTCAAGACTTGACAAAACCGATTATAGCAAATTAGACCAGTCAAATACAAGTTATTATGCGAAAAAAGATGGTAGTAATTGGCGGACATACCCCAAGAGTCCAATGTTTATAAGCAAGGCATTGAACCAGGGTGACTGCTCTGGAAATTACCGTCTGACAATGAACTTCAGATGGTCTGGCGGAGACGCAAGCAGCCGTTCCGTTGAGGTGGCCCTGCTGCCCAGTAGCGGAAACATGAACAATAAGGCCTTCAAGACCGAACACGGAGTTTGTTTCTCGACGGAAGGTGACAATGCTTGCAAATCCTTCAGCAAGAAATGTGACTAG
- the thiE gene encoding thiamine phosphate synthase: MKPLDTTLYFITDSTCVAENRFLPVVEAACRGGATIVQLREKDRSTREYMELARATHEITTRYGIPLIIDDRVDVALAIGAEGVHVGQSDMPVRDARRLMGPERIVGATTKTVPQALEAFEQGADYLGCGAIYPTTTHVKTVITPVETLKEIVKAVPIPVNAIGGLNKDNIFVLKDSGIAGICVVSAIMKAADPEAATRELKQAVKEL, from the coding sequence ATGAAGCCACTCGACACCACCCTTTATTTCATTACCGACAGCACCTGTGTTGCAGAAAACCGGTTCTTACCTGTGGTGGAGGCCGCCTGCAGGGGCGGTGCCACCATCGTTCAGCTGCGGGAAAAAGACCGGAGTACCCGCGAATATATGGAACTAGCCCGTGCCACCCACGAAATCACCACCCGGTACGGAATTCCGCTGATTATAGACGACCGTGTGGATGTGGCCCTGGCTATCGGAGCCGAGGGTGTTCATGTAGGGCAATCCGACATGCCTGTCCGGGACGCCCGAAGGCTGATGGGGCCAGAAAGAATCGTCGGAGCCACCACCAAGACCGTGCCCCAGGCCCTGGAAGCCTTTGAACAAGGGGCCGATTACCTGGGCTGCGGCGCCATCTACCCCACCACAACCCACGTGAAAACCGTCATCACACCAGTAGAGACATTGAAGGAAATCGTAAAAGCCGTTCCCATCCCGGTGAATGCCATCGGCGGGCTCAACAAAGACAACATCTTCGTGCTGAAAGATTCGGGAATCGCAGGCATATGCGTCGTCTCCGCCATCATGAAGGCCGCCGATCCGGAGGCTGCCACCAGGGAACTCAAGCAGGCGGTCAAAGAGTTGTGA
- a CDS encoding beta-ketoacyl-ACP synthase, giving the protein MTRRVVVTGGSCISALGSEMDEIFDSLKKLENKVVRMDEWDKYVQMNTRLAVPVNYQFPEMPRRKVRGMGRVALLATVGAQKALECSGLLEDQDFLHSGRVGVAYGSSMGSVMPLVDFFSMIVTNDSSKITATTYIKSMPQTCAVNIGVTFGLTGRMITTNTACTSGSLAIGNAYEAIKYGKQDAMVAGGADELDPTESAVFDTLFATSVKNDTPKLTPASYDRDRDGLVIGEGSGTLILEEYEHARARGAKIYAELVGFGNNTDGDHLTQPKQETMQRALELALEDAGITPDAIGYVNGHGTATKHGDRAETWATYNALKGRSAPISSLKSYIGHTLGACGGIEAWTSIHMMNRGWFSPNLNLKNVDPECAPLDYIVGDGREMDVEYVMSNNFAFGGINTSLIFKKV; this is encoded by the coding sequence ATGACCCGTAGGGTTGTTGTTACGGGAGGTTCCTGCATTTCGGCCTTGGGTTCCGAGATGGACGAAATTTTCGACAGCCTGAAAAAGCTGGAGAACAAGGTGGTCCGCATGGACGAATGGGACAAGTACGTGCAGATGAACACCCGTCTGGCGGTTCCGGTGAACTACCAGTTTCCTGAAATGCCCCGCCGCAAGGTACGCGGTATGGGCCGTGTGGCACTGCTGGCTACGGTGGGCGCCCAGAAGGCCCTGGAATGTTCCGGGCTTCTGGAAGACCAGGATTTCTTGCATTCCGGACGTGTCGGCGTGGCCTACGGGTCTTCCATGGGCTCCGTGATGCCCTTGGTAGATTTCTTCTCCATGATTGTCACCAACGACAGTTCGAAAATTACGGCTACCACCTACATCAAGTCCATGCCTCAGACCTGCGCCGTGAACATCGGCGTGACCTTTGGGCTTACGGGCCGCATGATTACCACCAACACGGCCTGCACCTCCGGAAGCCTTGCCATCGGTAACGCCTACGAGGCCATCAAGTACGGCAAGCAGGACGCTATGGTGGCAGGCGGTGCCGACGAGCTGGACCCCACGGAATCTGCCGTTTTCGATACGCTTTTTGCAACGTCCGTCAAGAACGATACGCCCAAACTCACTCCCGCCAGCTATGACCGGGACCGCGACGGCTTGGTTATTGGCGAAGGAAGCGGCACCTTGATTCTCGAGGAATACGAGCATGCCCGTGCCCGCGGTGCAAAAATTTATGCGGAACTGGTGGGCTTCGGTAACAATACCGACGGCGACCACCTGACCCAGCCCAAGCAAGAAACTATGCAGCGGGCTCTGGAACTGGCCTTGGAAGATGCGGGAATCACTCCCGATGCCATCGGCTATGTGAACGGTCACGGAACAGCCACCAAGCATGGCGACCGGGCCGAGACCTGGGCCACCTACAACGCCCTGAAGGGCCGTAGCGCCCCCATCAGCAGTCTCAAGAGCTACATCGGGCATACCCTGGGCGCTTGTGGCGGTATCGAGGCCTGGACGTCTATCCACATGATGAACCGGGGCTGGTTCAGCCCCAACCTGAACCTGAAAAACGTGGACCCGGAATGCGCCCCGCTGGACTATATCGTCGGTGACGGTCGCGAGATGGATGTGGAATACGTGATGAGCAACAACTTCGCCTTCGGCGGAATCAACACGTCCCTCATTTTCAAGAAAGTGTAA
- the fabG gene encoding 3-oxoacyl-ACP reductase FabG → MSDKKQVLVTGASGGIGSAIAEAVAQAGYAVVAGYNRGKTRVDELIQRVQAAGGEIRGLQLDISDRDQCREVLTKDIEENGTYYGLILNAGVCADMTFAGMSGDSWDKVVDTNLGGFYNVVQPLVMPMCRKRIGRIITISSVSGVIGNRGQVNYSASKAGIIGATKALATELASRNITVNSIAPGVIETEMIKDAPLDIILQAVPMKRVGKPSEVAATAVFLLSEGAAYITRQVISVNGGLA, encoded by the coding sequence ATGAGTGATAAGAAGCAGGTTCTTGTGACCGGAGCTAGTGGCGGAATCGGTTCTGCCATTGCAGAAGCCGTTGCCCAGGCAGGTTATGCCGTTGTTGCGGGCTACAACAGGGGCAAGACCAGGGTCGATGAACTTATACAAAGGGTCCAGGCTGCCGGTGGAGAAATCCGTGGGCTTCAGCTCGACATTTCCGACCGCGATCAGTGCCGGGAAGTATTGACCAAAGATATTGAGGAAAACGGAACTTATTACGGTCTGATTCTTAATGCAGGCGTTTGTGCCGACATGACCTTTGCTGGCATGAGCGGGGATTCCTGGGACAAGGTGGTGGATACCAACCTGGGCGGTTTTTACAATGTGGTTCAACCTCTGGTGATGCCCATGTGTCGTAAGCGCATTGGCCGCATTATCACCATCTCCTCGGTTTCCGGCGTTATCGGCAACCGGGGCCAGGTAAACTACAGCGCCTCCAAGGCGGGCATCATCGGGGCTACCAAGGCCCTGGCCACTGAACTTGCCAGCCGAAACATCACGGTGAACAGCATCGCGCCGGGCGTTATCGAGACCGAAATGATCAAGGACGCTCCCCTGGACATTATCTTGCAGGCCGTGCCCATGAAGCGGGTGGGCAAGCCCAGCGAAGTTGCCGCCACGGCAGTGTTCCTGCTTTCGGAAGGGGCGGCCTACATCACCCGCCAGGTGATTTCTGTAAACGGAGGTCTCGCATGA
- a CDS encoding MMPL family transporter, with protein MDKPEKKRMNKWGILLWGILHVAIIALGLNASPWKIDSNLFSVLPPSQVSAGLGDADAELSRRTMGQMTVLVGHSDFEKAKAAADEFDRALRGNGQLEKVSYLVSDSSMDEARAFAREYRYALQSEAFMDRVRQGGGAFLKQNALEKIYGGFSMASLENLDEDPFLLSAQAFEDVLGNLSFMSKNVELRDERLVLRDSLRTYVMWSASLVPGASTFGGDGSALQIIEQKISELKGLDSALVVATTGVPFHSYESSSRAQLEVAVISGVSIVLLLLLILSTYRSAVPLALTLFSIGIAIVSALSVSWTLFGSIHIFTFVFGTSVIGVSIDYAIHFFTGWKIREERLDGGGVRGLIFKGLVLGFMTTELSYLALTFAPFPLLRQMAVFSMAGLASSFLTITLLFAALPAAKTRAPAGFALGMVSKVLDCYGKWLGVFKAKKWASLAVAALVVAVAAVGIYRVQWGTDLKSLYTMSSARLAQEKLSMELLDFGSSGSYFLVKGSSVQEVLEREHAFCKRLERERADGVLQNYLAISRFVPPRSVQQGNFEILSRAMDSLTVTEMHRELGLRSDSAFRTSMARGLKVLEPEGRLPANFEKLLNSLWIGRVGDSYYSAVMPLHVHDAAKLTGLAGEGIYFMDKVNQINENLTRLSLTALALVGVAFVLVFAVLLFIYGFAGASSIMRIPVCASCLAVALFGYLGVPFNFFATVGIILTLGIGIDYSLFFREGRGSAVTVLAIALSALTTILSFGSLSFSGFSPVSTFGLSVFLGILFNFILSPFAGSRGK; from the coding sequence ATGGATAAGCCCGAAAAAAAACGGATGAACAAGTGGGGGATTCTCCTCTGGGGAATCTTGCATGTCGCCATCATTGCGCTGGGCTTGAACGCTAGCCCCTGGAAAATCGATTCAAACCTTTTCTCCGTTTTGCCGCCTTCGCAGGTGTCGGCGGGTCTGGGTGATGCCGACGCCGAGCTTTCCCGCAGGACCATGGGCCAGATGACGGTGCTTGTGGGCCATAGCGATTTCGAAAAGGCGAAGGCGGCGGCAGACGAATTCGACCGGGCGCTGCGCGGGAATGGCCAGCTGGAAAAGGTAAGCTACCTGGTGTCGGACAGCTCTATGGACGAAGCCCGTGCCTTCGCCAGGGAATATCGCTATGCATTGCAGAGCGAAGCGTTTATGGACCGCGTTCGCCAGGGTGGGGGAGCCTTCTTGAAGCAGAACGCCCTGGAAAAAATCTACGGAGGCTTTTCCATGGCAAGCCTCGAGAACCTGGACGAAGACCCCTTCTTGCTTTCGGCCCAGGCCTTCGAGGATGTTCTGGGAAACCTCTCCTTCATGAGCAAGAACGTGGAACTCCGGGATGAGCGTCTTGTGCTGCGGGATTCCCTACGGACCTACGTCATGTGGTCTGCAAGCCTTGTTCCGGGTGCATCCACCTTCGGTGGCGACGGTAGCGCCCTCCAGATTATTGAACAGAAGATTTCGGAACTGAAAGGGTTGGATTCCGCCCTGGTGGTGGCAACCACAGGAGTGCCGTTCCACAGTTACGAAAGTTCTTCCCGGGCGCAGCTGGAAGTGGCCGTGATTTCGGGAGTGTCCATCGTGTTGCTCCTGTTGCTGATCCTTTCCACCTACAGGTCTGCCGTACCCCTGGCGCTAACGCTTTTTTCCATTGGTATCGCCATCGTTTCGGCCCTGTCGGTCTCCTGGACGCTTTTCGGTTCTATCCATATTTTCACCTTCGTGTTCGGGACCAGCGTCATCGGCGTGAGCATCGACTACGCCATCCATTTCTTTACGGGCTGGAAGATTCGGGAAGAACGGCTGGACGGTGGCGGTGTACGTGGCCTGATTTTCAAGGGACTTGTCCTGGGATTCATGACCACGGAACTTTCGTACTTGGCTCTCACCTTCGCTCCCTTCCCGCTGCTCCGGCAGATGGCGGTTTTCTCCATGGCGGGGCTTGCCAGCTCCTTCTTGACCATTACGCTTTTGTTTGCGGCCCTGCCTGCCGCGAAGACCCGCGCTCCTGCGGGTTTCGCCCTTGGAATGGTTTCAAAGGTCTTGGATTGTTACGGAAAATGGCTTGGGGTGTTCAAAGCGAAAAAGTGGGCGTCGCTTGCGGTGGCTGCTTTGGTCGTCGCCGTCGCAGCCGTAGGAATTTACCGCGTGCAGTGGGGTACGGACCTCAAGTCCCTCTACACCATGTCGTCTGCGCGCCTTGCCCAGGAAAAGCTTTCCATGGAACTTCTGGATTTCGGCTCTTCGGGCAGTTACTTCTTGGTGAAGGGGAGCTCCGTCCAGGAGGTGCTGGAGCGGGAACATGCCTTCTGCAAGCGCTTGGAGCGGGAACGTGCCGACGGCGTGCTGCAGAACTACCTTGCCATTAGCAGGTTTGTTCCGCCCCGTTCGGTTCAGCAAGGAAATTTCGAAATACTTTCTCGGGCCATGGATTCCCTGACTGTCACTGAGATGCACAGGGAACTTGGACTCCGGTCCGATTCGGCATTCCGCACTTCGATGGCCCGGGGCCTGAAAGTTCTTGAGCCCGAAGGCAGGTTGCCCGCCAATTTCGAAAAACTTCTGAACAGCCTCTGGATTGGCCGCGTAGGGGATTCCTACTACAGTGCGGTGATGCCTCTCCATGTTCATGACGCCGCCAAGCTTACTGGCCTTGCAGGTGAGGGCATCTACTTTATGGACAAGGTAAACCAGATTAACGAGAACCTGACGCGGCTTTCTTTGACCGCCCTTGCCCTAGTTGGGGTTGCCTTTGTGCTGGTGTTTGCGGTACTGCTGTTCATTTACGGGTTTGCCGGGGCGAGTTCCATTATGCGGATTCCAGTATGCGCCTCCTGCCTTGCGGTGGCGCTGTTCGGCTATCTGGGTGTACCTTTCAATTTCTTTGCTACGGTGGGAATTATTCTTACCCTCGGTATAGGCATCGATTACTCCCTGTTTTTCAGGGAGGGGCGCGGGAGCGCCGTGACGGTACTTGCCATCGCGCTATCGGCCCTGACCACCATCCTCTCTTTCGGGAGCCTTTCTTTCAGCGGATTTTCGCCGGTATCCACTTTTGGCCTTTCCGTGTTCTTGGGAATTCTTTTCAATTTTATCCTGTCTCCGTTTGCGGGTTCTAGGGGTAAATAG
- a CDS encoding outer membrane lipoprotein carrier protein LolA, with amino-acid sequence MKLFLAMFLCLALTSVAFADVFASPLTVERSKELAQVLSAMQQQKYLRGSFRQVRTVKKINRDFVSTGSFVIADTLGILWNMEKPFQSLTAITRDKMLQKNASGAVSQMNMKDNAVFGQVSQTIQGIFSGNRKMLEERFQIFFEMGKDGLWTIGLVPKESVIKKQISSVVLSGHKWLEKVTLSDGDGNPILYEFSKVEGGISLTPEESALLR; translated from the coding sequence ATGAAACTGTTTTTGGCAATGTTCCTGTGTCTTGCGCTAACGTCTGTGGCGTTTGCCGATGTCTTTGCAAGTCCTTTGACGGTGGAGCGTTCCAAGGAACTTGCCCAGGTGCTTTCGGCCATGCAGCAGCAGAAATACCTACGGGGGAGTTTCAGGCAGGTGCGGACCGTCAAGAAAATCAACCGGGACTTTGTCTCCACGGGGAGTTTCGTCATCGCGGATACCCTGGGCATCTTGTGGAATATGGAAAAGCCCTTCCAGAGCCTTACCGCCATCACCCGCGACAAGATGCTCCAGAAAAATGCCTCCGGGGCGGTTTCCCAGATGAACATGAAGGACAACGCGGTTTTTGGCCAGGTTTCCCAGACCATTCAGGGAATTTTTTCGGGCAACCGCAAAATGCTGGAAGAACGATTCCAGATTTTCTTCGAGATGGGGAAGGACGGACTTTGGACCATCGGTCTTGTTCCCAAGGAAAGCGTCATCAAGAAGCAGATTTCGTCGGTGGTGCTCTCGGGCCACAAGTGGCTGGAGAAGGTGACCCTCTCCGACGGAGACGGGAATCCCATCCTCTACGAATTTTCCAAGGTGGAAGGGGGCATCTCCCTCACTCCCGAAGAATCCGCCCTGTTGCGCTGA
- a CDS encoding 1-acyl-sn-glycerol-3-phosphate acyltransferase, protein MTFFQRIAYAWRTYVKLQTFFFFGLGSLVQASVVFPTLFLLSGFSRKRFSRWARYAIHIALKILIWQLVLLRGSKFKVEHRERLKGLHSKIIIANHPSLLDVVLLFSIIPNADCIVKGALGKNRFVSGIVNSIYILNSESFDQQMMEVKRTTDQGNNLIIFPEGTRSEPGKPWDFKKGAARFAIGCKRDIVPIYFGGNEIIGLRKHDKLVSYHPREQYHFYLDVLETISVEPYLEGHQGAQVVALTKEMQRRLEERRDLDPEYPQRLIDQQAELQGKT, encoded by the coding sequence ATGACTTTTTTCCAACGAATAGCCTACGCCTGGCGGACATACGTGAAGTTACAGACCTTCTTCTTTTTCGGGTTGGGTAGTCTTGTCCAGGCCTCCGTGGTATTTCCGACACTTTTTCTCCTTTCCGGCTTTTCGCGGAAACGGTTCAGCCGGTGGGCCCGTTACGCCATCCACATCGCGCTCAAGATTCTCATCTGGCAGCTGGTGTTGCTGAGGGGTTCCAAATTCAAGGTGGAACACCGTGAACGCCTCAAGGGACTCCACTCCAAGATCATTATCGCCAACCACCCTTCCCTGCTAGACGTGGTGTTGCTGTTTTCCATCATCCCCAACGCCGACTGCATCGTGAAGGGGGCTCTCGGCAAGAACCGCTTTGTCTCCGGAATCGTAAATTCCATCTACATCCTCAATTCAGAATCCTTCGACCAGCAGATGATGGAAGTGAAACGCACCACAGACCAAGGGAACAACCTCATCATCTTCCCCGAAGGTACACGCTCCGAACCGGGCAAGCCGTGGGACTTCAAGAAGGGGGCGGCCAGGTTCGCCATCGGCTGCAAGCGCGACATCGTGCCCATCTACTTTGGCGGAAACGAGATTATCGGGCTTCGCAAGCACGACAAGCTGGTAAGCTACCACCCCAGAGAACAGTACCATTTCTACCTGGACGTGCTGGAAACCATTTCCGTAGAGCCCTACCTGGAAGGCCATCAGGGCGCACAGGTGGTGGCCCTCACCAAAGAGATGCAGCGCCGCCTGGAAGAACGTAGGGATTTGGACCCGGAATACCCACAGAGACTCATTGACCAACAGGCCGAATTGCAAGGTAAGACATGA